Proteins encoded within one genomic window of Dehalococcoidia bacterium:
- the ggt gene encoding gamma-glutamyltransferase codes for MPDVDRLQARGPVAGMHGMVASEHPLVSQTGVAVLRRGGNAFDAALAMSAVLPVVKPGRSHLGGDAYILAYPKREGRVTAICSGGKAPMATSLAAYADGMPPRGGKTIAIPGLVDAWQVFRDRWCSMPMADALAPAIGYAREGFAVSRELELLLAGTQGMFTKYTGLAQSLYIDGAPPRTGQVLRQPALAATLDAVAHGGRAAFYEGAIAQQIAEGVQATGGYVTAEDLRSHSADVAEPLYVDYRGYTVYETPPNSQGLILLEELNIIEGYDVAGWGHLSGDAIHHMVEAKKLAFEDRQRFAGDPSFVDFDAMRLLTKEHAASRRGEIDPERARASAIAAASSDTTSFVVADAAGNCCSFIQSVYAPFGSAICLPELGIIMNNRMCGFSLDPAHPNALAPGKRTMHTLNTYMVFRDGRPYLIGNTPGADFQVQTNLQVITGVLDFALDPQAAVDAARWGDTPDGLLIEDDMPEHTSKELARRGHDVRLVAKRGNGTGRPQAIVIDGESGAFIGGSDSRGEGGAAGW; via the coding sequence ATGCCTGATGTCGATCGGTTGCAGGCACGCGGGCCCGTCGCTGGCATGCACGGCATGGTGGCGTCGGAGCATCCGCTCGTATCGCAGACGGGCGTCGCCGTGCTGCGGCGCGGCGGCAACGCGTTCGACGCAGCGCTCGCGATGTCAGCGGTGCTGCCGGTCGTGAAGCCCGGCCGCAGCCATCTGGGCGGGGACGCCTACATCCTCGCGTATCCGAAGCGTGAAGGGCGCGTCACGGCGATCTGCTCGGGCGGCAAGGCGCCCATGGCAACGTCGCTCGCCGCCTATGCCGACGGCATGCCGCCGCGCGGCGGCAAGACGATCGCGATCCCGGGGCTCGTCGATGCGTGGCAGGTGTTCCGCGACCGCTGGTGCAGCATGCCGATGGCCGACGCGCTCGCTCCCGCCATCGGCTACGCGCGGGAGGGCTTCGCGGTGTCGCGCGAACTCGAATTGCTGCTGGCGGGTACACAGGGCATGTTCACGAAATACACGGGGCTCGCGCAGTCGCTGTATATCGACGGCGCGCCGCCGCGCACGGGACAAGTGCTGCGTCAACCGGCGCTGGCTGCGACGCTCGACGCCGTGGCGCATGGCGGCCGCGCGGCGTTCTACGAGGGCGCGATCGCGCAGCAGATCGCCGAAGGCGTACAGGCAACCGGTGGCTACGTTACCGCCGAGGACCTGCGTTCGCATAGCGCGGACGTCGCTGAGCCGCTGTACGTGGACTATCGTGGCTACACGGTGTACGAGACGCCGCCGAACTCGCAGGGGCTGATCCTGCTCGAAGAACTGAACATCATCGAGGGCTACGACGTGGCGGGGTGGGGGCACCTGTCCGGCGATGCGATACATCACATGGTCGAAGCGAAGAAACTGGCGTTCGAGGACCGGCAGCGCTTCGCCGGCGACCCGTCGTTCGTCGACTTCGACGCGATGAGGCTGCTGACGAAGGAACACGCGGCGTCGCGCCGCGGCGAGATCGATCCCGAACGCGCGCGTGCGTCCGCGATCGCGGCAGCGTCATCGGACACGACGTCGTTCGTGGTTGCCGACGCGGCTGGCAACTGCTGTTCGTTCATCCAGAGCGTGTACGCGCCGTTCGGGTCGGCGATCTGCCTGCCGGAACTGGGAATCATCATGAACAACCGGATGTGCGGCTTCTCGCTCGATCCAGCGCACCCGAACGCGCTGGCGCCCGGCAAGCGCACGATGCACACGCTCAACACGTACATGGTGTTCCGCGACGGGCGTCCCTACCTCATCGGCAACACGCCGGGTGCGGACTTCCAGGTACAGACGAACTTACAGGTGATCACGGGCGTGCTCGACTTCGCGCTCGATCCGCAGGCAGCGGTCGACGCGGCGCGCTGGGGCGATACGCCGGACGGCCTGCTGATCGAAGACGACATGCCGGAGCACACGTCGAAAGAACTGGCGCGCCGGGGCCACGACGTCCGACTCGTCGCAAAGCGCGGCAACGGTACGGGGCGCCCGCAGGCGATCGTCATCGACGGCGAGTCAGGCGCGTTCATCGGCGGCTCCGACTCGCGAGGCGAAGGCGGCGCGGCGGGCTGGTAG
- a CDS encoding class I SAM-dependent methyltransferase produces the protein MITTADKWSAWLLEKRFGGDAEAAERGMRMLYRVRDSILDEAKVAAGETVLDIGCGDGLVAFGALDRAGERGKVIFSDISEPLLDRCRALARELDVLDRCEFVNASADDLAAFHDESVEVVTTRSVLIYVRDKERAFREFYRVLRPGGRISLWEPINRFNATYDAERDTLTSEQLEIAHLWRRIGEHFRAIQPLDSDPMMNFDEYDLLRHAEDAGFRTVHLATHVYVLPSETVTWDTWLNTSGNPNIPAIGEMLHDIFSPEEFVLFEKHARPALERGGRPSRSSFALLSATKVRETDHA, from the coding sequence ATGATAACGACAGCCGACAAGTGGTCCGCATGGCTGCTCGAGAAGCGCTTCGGCGGCGACGCAGAAGCGGCCGAGCGCGGCATGCGCATGCTGTACCGGGTCCGCGACAGCATTTTGGATGAAGCGAAGGTCGCGGCGGGGGAGACCGTCCTCGACATCGGCTGCGGCGACGGTCTGGTGGCGTTCGGCGCGCTGGACCGCGCCGGCGAACGCGGGAAGGTCATCTTCAGCGACATCTCCGAGCCACTGCTCGACCGGTGCCGCGCACTCGCGCGCGAACTGGACGTGCTCGACCGGTGCGAGTTCGTGAACGCTTCCGCGGATGATCTTGCCGCGTTTCACGACGAAAGCGTCGAAGTGGTGACCACGCGCTCTGTGCTGATCTACGTGCGCGACAAGGAACGTGCGTTTCGAGAGTTTTACCGCGTGCTGCGCCCGGGCGGTCGAATCTCGCTCTGGGAGCCGATCAATCGCTTCAACGCCACGTACGATGCCGAGCGAGACACGCTGACGTCGGAACAGCTCGAGATCGCGCACCTGTGGCGTCGCATCGGCGAGCACTTTCGCGCGATACAGCCGCTGGACAGCGATCCGATGATGAACTTCGACGAGTACGACCTGTTGCGGCACGCCGAGGACGCCGGCTTCCGCACAGTGCATCTGGCGACCCACGTCTATGTGTTGCCGTCGGAGACGGTGACCTGGGACACATGGCTGAACACGTCGGGAAATCCGAATATTCCCGCGATAGGCGAAATGCTGCATGACATCTTCTCGCCGGAAGAGTTCGTGCTGTTCGAGAAGCACGCACGGCCAGCGCTGGAACGCGGCGGGCGGCCGTCCCGGTCGTCATTCGCGCTGCTCAGCGCAACAAAAGTGAGGGAGACTGACCATGCCTGA
- a CDS encoding NUDIX hydrolase — MKTRNEISAGGVVFRAGEGAGFDVALILTHEGRWQLPKGWVEDGEAKEQTAIREVREEAGIEAEIVVPLDTIEYWYRSNYEPGEPVRVHKFVHFFLLRYVRGSTAAHDHEVQEARFVPLDDAMHMLAFPSERKVVEMARDALTEAAT, encoded by the coding sequence GGCGGGCGGCGTCGTCTTCCGCGCGGGCGAAGGCGCAGGCTTCGACGTCGCATTGATTCTCACGCACGAGGGGCGGTGGCAATTGCCCAAGGGCTGGGTCGAGGACGGCGAGGCGAAGGAGCAGACGGCAATCCGCGAAGTGCGCGAGGAAGCCGGCATCGAAGCGGAGATAGTGGTGCCGCTCGATACGATCGAGTACTGGTATCGGTCGAACTATGAGCCTGGAGAGCCCGTCCGGGTCCACAAGTTCGTGCACTTCTTTCTCCTGCGCTATGTGCGCGGTTCGACGGCAGCCCACGACCACGAGGTGCAGGAGGCGCGCTTCGTGCCGCTCGACGACGCGATGCACATGCTCGCGTTCCCCAGCGAACGCAAGGTCGTCGAGATGGCGCGCGACGCGCTGACGGAAGCGGCGACCTGA